The following coding sequences are from one Lipingzhangella halophila window:
- a CDS encoding MMPL family transporter: MAELLYRLGRAAARRARTVIAVWLALLLSSGTAFFLFSEELKDSFSIPGTPTDEVNQEVSEEFPGMGGGTGTVVYQTKDGSAFSEEQREAIGDRVEEAAEVSGVEDVIDPFATAEERAEQQEELEEGRTEIEDAREELEDGQDELDEARGQAEFAGMLDQAEEDLDAQQAELDENRETLDEESEELKEGAALQEMASEVRSVSSDGSTALVNVAFTESQEAVSQETKDAVMAVFADDPVAGTTVDFGNDIAMTVPSLVSTTEVIGVIVAAVVLVVMLGTLVGAGLPILTALVGVGVATLTAMSLSGVLDMASVTPILGLMLGLAVGIDYALFIVNRHRRQLKQGIDVGESIGLANGTAGNAVVFAGMTVLIALLGLNLTGIGFLGLMGTVGSLAITIAVLVAVTLIPALLSLVGVRILRHREREQRAAALTTPRTGHDDTDTQPGVRPMSTGRAVGRVAVAVLALGIIALPVFDLRLGMPDGSSEPTDSTQNRAYTAVAENFGDGQNGTLLVAAELPEPSRDGQAEDYQRAVAEEIYRRPDVSAVAPIGISDDKTMAVFQVVPVEGPASESTESLVHAFRDLAPLDGAGELGVAGMASGNIDISETLSDALPTYLAVVVGLSLIILLLVFRSVFVPIVATLGFILSYFAALGSVVAIYQWGWLGGLFGVENPAPILNFLPTIVVGILFGLAMDYMLFIGSGMREAYVRGRPARLAVVEGFRAGRAVVTAAAIIMISVFGGFIFSETVMISSIGFALAVGVLLDAFVVRMTLIPALMHLAGGAAWWLPRWLDRILPDIDVEGAHLERHHTQAKEEDPTGPHERVEGPPVEVLPSHARVNGRHHAATRGERQQAGEAD, from the coding sequence ATGGCTGAACTTCTCTACAGACTCGGGCGCGCCGCCGCGCGCCGCGCCCGAACCGTCATCGCGGTGTGGCTGGCTCTCCTTCTCTCCTCCGGCACAGCGTTCTTCCTCTTCTCGGAAGAGCTCAAGGACAGCTTCTCGATCCCGGGGACACCCACCGACGAGGTGAACCAGGAGGTGTCCGAAGAGTTCCCCGGGATGGGCGGCGGAACCGGAACGGTCGTCTACCAGACCAAGGACGGGTCGGCCTTCTCCGAGGAACAGCGAGAGGCGATCGGCGATCGCGTCGAGGAGGCCGCCGAGGTCTCCGGTGTCGAGGACGTCATCGACCCGTTCGCGACCGCGGAGGAACGCGCCGAGCAGCAGGAGGAGCTCGAAGAGGGCCGTACGGAGATCGAGGACGCCCGGGAGGAGCTCGAAGACGGCCAGGACGAGCTCGACGAGGCCCGCGGACAGGCCGAGTTCGCCGGGATGCTCGACCAGGCCGAGGAGGACCTCGACGCTCAGCAGGCCGAGCTCGACGAGAATCGGGAGACGCTGGACGAGGAGAGCGAAGAGCTCAAGGAGGGCGCGGCCCTTCAGGAGATGGCCTCCGAGGTCCGCTCGGTCTCCTCGGACGGCAGCACCGCGCTTGTCAACGTCGCCTTCACCGAGAGCCAGGAAGCGGTCTCGCAGGAGACCAAGGACGCCGTGATGGCGGTTTTCGCGGACGACCCTGTTGCCGGGACCACCGTCGACTTCGGCAATGACATCGCCATGACCGTCCCCAGCCTCGTCAGCACCACCGAGGTGATCGGGGTGATCGTGGCGGCCGTCGTACTGGTGGTCATGCTGGGCACCCTGGTGGGCGCCGGGTTGCCGATCCTGACGGCGCTGGTCGGTGTCGGCGTCGCCACCCTGACCGCGATGTCGCTGTCCGGTGTGCTCGATATGGCGTCGGTCACGCCGATCCTCGGGCTGATGCTCGGCCTGGCCGTCGGGATCGACTACGCGCTGTTCATCGTCAACCGGCACCGCCGCCAGCTCAAGCAGGGCATCGACGTCGGTGAGTCCATCGGTCTGGCGAACGGCACCGCGGGCAACGCCGTGGTGTTTGCGGGCATGACCGTGCTGATCGCGCTTCTGGGGCTGAACCTCACGGGGATCGGGTTCCTTGGGCTCATGGGGACCGTCGGCTCCCTGGCCATCACGATCGCCGTGCTGGTCGCGGTAACCCTCATCCCGGCCCTGCTCTCGCTGGTCGGAGTGCGCATCCTGCGGCACCGCGAGCGCGAACAGCGCGCCGCCGCGCTGACGACCCCACGCACCGGGCACGACGACACCGACACCCAACCCGGCGTGCGTCCGATGTCGACGGGACGGGCGGTCGGCCGGGTCGCCGTGGCGGTCCTCGCCCTCGGCATCATCGCCCTGCCGGTTTTCGACCTGCGCCTGGGCATGCCGGACGGTTCCTCCGAGCCCACCGACTCGACCCAGAACCGCGCCTACACCGCCGTGGCCGAGAACTTCGGCGACGGCCAGAACGGCACGCTCCTGGTCGCCGCGGAGCTGCCGGAACCATCGCGCGATGGGCAGGCGGAGGACTACCAGCGTGCGGTCGCCGAGGAGATCTACCGCCGGCCCGACGTCTCGGCCGTGGCCCCCATCGGGATTTCCGACGACAAGACAATGGCCGTCTTCCAGGTCGTGCCCGTGGAGGGTCCCGCGAGCGAGTCGACCGAGAGCCTCGTGCACGCCTTCCGGGACCTGGCACCCCTCGACGGGGCCGGCGAACTCGGTGTCGCGGGTATGGCCAGCGGCAACATCGACATCTCCGAAACGCTCAGCGACGCGCTACCGACCTACCTCGCGGTGGTCGTGGGCCTGTCCCTGATCATCCTGCTCCTGGTCTTCCGGTCGGTCTTTGTCCCGATCGTGGCGACTCTCGGCTTCATCCTGTCCTACTTCGCGGCGCTGGGCAGCGTGGTGGCTATCTACCAGTGGGGATGGCTCGGCGGGCTCTTCGGGGTCGAGAACCCGGCGCCGATCCTGAACTTCCTGCCCACGATCGTGGTGGGCATCCTGTTCGGGCTGGCCATGGACTACATGCTCTTCATCGGTTCGGGCATGCGCGAGGCATACGTGCGGGGACGGCCCGCGCGGCTCGCCGTCGTGGAGGGATTCCGGGCCGGGCGCGCGGTGGTCACCGCCGCGGCGATCATCATGATCTCGGTCTTCGGCGGGTTTATCTTCTCCGAAACCGTGATGATCAGCTCGATCGGTTTCGCCCTTGCGGTCGGTGTGCTGCTCGACGCGTTCGTGGTCCGTATGACGCTCATCCCCGCGCTGATGCACCTGGCCGGCGGAGCGGCGTGGTGGCTGCCCCGGTGGCTCGACCGGATCCTGCCCGACATCGACGTGGAGGGGGCGCACCTGGAGCGCCACCACACGCAGGCGAAGGAGGAGGACCCAACCGGGCCGCACGAGCGAGTCGAGGGGCCGCCCGTCGAGGTGCTCCCGTCGCACGCGCGGGTCAACGGGAGGCACCACGCCGCCACCCGCGGCGAACGTCAGCAAGCTGGAGAGGCGGACTGA
- a CDS encoding TetR/AcrR family transcriptional regulator: MDDPDTPPSPDRREALKARHRRAILDAARALMTEIGGTNFTVDQLAERADVSRRTVFNHFPTMDDIVLEVFGEMVETIVDSFDANLASQVTGQLGAASVFGQLAEALRAADLFTTMTEITRIFGDEGTAPTPRQAVLFERAIQGLGARLSQITLGHHPSADTFEVEVMCAALVSGALVAHRHWSEATGGVDTPESRRVWDELLGRLIALTRNGYGALT; the protein is encoded by the coding sequence ATGGACGATCCGGACACGCCGCCATCCCCCGACCGGCGCGAGGCGTTGAAGGCACGCCACCGGCGCGCCATCCTCGACGCCGCGCGTGCGCTGATGACCGAGATCGGCGGGACGAACTTCACCGTCGACCAGCTCGCCGAGCGGGCGGACGTCTCCCGCAGGACGGTCTTCAACCACTTCCCGACGATGGACGACATCGTCCTCGAAGTATTCGGCGAGATGGTCGAGACGATCGTCGACAGTTTCGACGCCAACCTCGCGTCCCAGGTCACAGGACAGCTCGGGGCCGCGTCGGTGTTCGGCCAGCTCGCCGAAGCCCTACGCGCCGCCGACCTCTTCACCACGATGACCGAAATCACCCGGATCTTCGGTGACGAGGGCACCGCGCCCACTCCCCGGCAAGCTGTGCTGTTCGAACGTGCGATCCAGGGCCTGGGCGCCCGGCTCTCCCAGATCACCTTGGGCCACCACCCCTCCGCCGACACCTTCGAGGTGGAGGTGATGTGCGCCGCGCTGGTGAGTGGCGCACTGGTGGCCCACCGGCACTGGAGCGAGGCCACCGGCGGGGTCGACACACCGGAGTCCCGCCGCGTGTGGGACGAGCTCCTGGGCCGCCTGATCGCCCTGACCCGCAACGGATACGGCGCCCTCACCTAA
- a CDS encoding SAM-dependent methyltransferase, translated as MKHSASNPSRIPPEIDLSVPSVARAYDAMLGGKDNFEVDREATVILEETNPGTIALARANRAYLSRGVEHVANAGVRQFLDLGSGLPAAENTHEIAQRTHPDARVVYVDNDPIVLAHGRAILADNPYTSVATADLTNVGEVLESEDTQRLIDFSEPVCLMLVSLLHCIPDEQDPFGTAQAYLDRLAPGSWLVYSHIVSDDEAAARTFTERIHAFGTPWGRVRTPEEAATVFDSLELASPSSDGTFPAVPVECSTWRNGDKAPETRPADPETRIWEHSGVAVKR; from the coding sequence ATGAAACACAGCGCCAGCAACCCGAGCCGCATCCCGCCCGAGATCGACCTGAGCGTTCCCTCGGTCGCACGTGCCTACGACGCAATGCTGGGTGGCAAGGACAACTTCGAGGTTGACCGGGAAGCCACGGTCATTCTGGAGGAGACCAACCCGGGCACCATCGCGCTGGCCCGGGCCAACCGCGCCTACTTGAGCCGAGGGGTGGAGCATGTGGCCAATGCGGGCGTGCGCCAGTTCCTCGACCTGGGATCGGGGCTGCCCGCCGCTGAGAACACCCACGAGATCGCCCAGCGCACGCACCCGGACGCCCGTGTGGTCTACGTCGACAACGACCCCATCGTGCTGGCCCACGGCCGGGCGATCCTCGCCGACAACCCGTACACCTCGGTGGCCACCGCCGATCTCACCAATGTCGGGGAAGTACTCGAATCCGAGGACACCCAGCGCCTGATCGACTTCTCCGAACCGGTGTGCCTGATGTTGGTCAGCCTGCTGCACTGCATCCCCGACGAACAGGACCCCTTCGGGACGGCGCAGGCCTACCTCGACCGCCTGGCGCCGGGCTCCTGGCTGGTCTACTCGCACATCGTCTCCGACGACGAAGCCGCGGCCCGCACGTTCACCGAGCGCATACACGCGTTCGGCACTCCGTGGGGGCGGGTGCGCACCCCCGAGGAGGCCGCCACGGTGTTCGACTCGCTGGAGTTGGCCTCCCCCAGCTCCGACGGCACGTTCCCCGCGGTCCCGGTGGAGTGCTCCACCTGGCGCAACGGGGACAAAGCCCCCGAGACCCGCCCCGCCGACCCCGAAACCCGCATCTGGGAACACTCGGGCGTCGCCGTCAAGCGCTGA
- a CDS encoding DUF6653 family protein produces the protein MPIPSDLIARTRRAVFARHANPWSAWSRWATAPLVLVPVWNRSWRQAAVVGAWMAVNPVIFPKPAHDRAWPTRAMLGEEMWIAERPKDAALAVNAAATAAGLAAFAAARRRRFWPAATATAAQLGLILVYWEQMARYYDAHKEAGTGAEEPAT, from the coding sequence ATGCCCATCCCCAGCGACCTGATCGCGCGCACCCGGCGCGCGGTCTTCGCACGCCATGCCAACCCGTGGAGCGCCTGGAGCCGGTGGGCCACCGCCCCGCTGGTGCTGGTGCCGGTGTGGAACCGGAGCTGGCGCCAGGCGGCGGTCGTGGGCGCGTGGATGGCGGTCAACCCGGTGATTTTCCCGAAGCCGGCACACGACCGCGCCTGGCCCACGCGGGCGATGCTGGGCGAGGAAATGTGGATCGCCGAGCGGCCCAAGGACGCGGCCCTCGCGGTCAACGCCGCCGCGACAGCGGCGGGACTGGCCGCGTTCGCCGCGGCGCGCAGACGCCGCTTCTGGCCCGCTGCGACCGCCACGGCGGCGCAGTTGGGGCTGATCCTCGTCTACTGGGAGCAGATGGCCCGTTACTACGACGCGCACAAGGAAGCGGGCACCGGCGCCGAAGAGCCGGCCACCTGA
- a CDS encoding YkvA family protein has translation MTGIAWADTLIGLAAGLLVAWLALVGVLLVLSRRERMPREAFRLLKDAPRLFWRLAADPGLPRGVRLRLTLLTVYLVSPIDLVPDFVPVLGYADDAIIVVVVLRSVVRRAGIQAVRRHWPGTDDGFTALCRITGLPTEEPPAADAPER, from the coding sequence GTGACCGGGATCGCCTGGGCCGACACCCTGATCGGTCTCGCCGCGGGGCTGCTGGTGGCCTGGCTGGCGCTGGTCGGGGTGTTGCTGGTGCTCAGCCGCCGGGAGCGGATGCCGCGAGAAGCGTTCCGGTTGCTGAAGGACGCTCCGCGGCTGTTCTGGCGGCTGGCGGCCGACCCCGGCCTACCCCGTGGCGTGCGCCTGCGGCTGACCCTGCTCACGGTCTACCTGGTCTCGCCGATCGACCTGGTGCCCGACTTCGTGCCCGTGCTCGGGTACGCCGACGACGCGATCATCGTCGTCGTCGTACTGCGCTCCGTCGTGCGGCGCGCCGGCATCCAGGCGGTGCGCCGGCACTGGCCGGGCACCGACGACGGCTTCACCGCGCTCTGCCGGATTACCGGCCTGCCCACCGAAGAACCCCCCGCCGCGGATGCGCCGGAGAGGTGA
- a CDS encoding Chromate resistance protein ChrB encodes MSDEPAWLMLVYRVPSNPSRLRAAVWRRLKSAGAVYLANSVAVLPESSEAERILRTLRAEVEQMGGSGQVLRVEALAGQADIVAAFNAARDAEYTEVLSRCADFQAEIDKESRAEKFTYAELEENEEDLAKLRGWLDKIRTRDRLGASRAQEAGTAVESCAAALEGFAERVYAAEANQ; translated from the coding sequence GTGAGCGATGAGCCTGCGTGGCTGATGTTGGTGTACCGCGTGCCCAGCAACCCGTCCCGGTTGCGCGCGGCGGTGTGGCGGCGGCTGAAGTCGGCCGGGGCGGTGTACCTGGCGAACTCGGTGGCCGTGCTGCCGGAGTCCAGTGAGGCCGAGCGGATTCTGCGCACCCTGCGGGCCGAGGTGGAGCAGATGGGCGGGTCCGGCCAGGTGCTGCGGGTGGAGGCGCTGGCCGGGCAGGCCGATATCGTCGCCGCGTTCAACGCCGCGCGCGACGCCGAGTACACCGAGGTGCTGTCGCGGTGCGCCGACTTTCAGGCCGAGATCGACAAGGAATCCAGGGCGGAAAAGTTCACCTACGCTGAGCTGGAGGAGAACGAGGAGGACCTGGCCAAGCTGCGCGGCTGGTTGGACAAGATCCGCACGCGCGACAGGCTCGGCGCCTCCCGTGCCCAGGAGGCCGGAACCGCCGTGGAGAGCTGCGCGGCGGCCCTGGAAGGGTTCGCGGAACGGGTCTACGCCGCCGAAGCCAACCAGTAG
- a CDS encoding sodium:calcium antiporter, protein MTSILIFLLGAALLIYSAERLIGYLVGVASGLRVSVFLLAIIFTGIEFDDVVLGVVLNVEELDHVALGIVFGTTLSLPGIVLALAAILTPTEIKVPRDYVALFALAPVTMIVFTLLAPLTVVHGVVLLGLFVLFLGYITVRESKRRTPVFRDAEMYETYVALQASGGGTPQRADDGTRAGALGPGGAADDGPAPPAKGRLSEHIPFGAGRERSGWIGLLLAVLALAGLVIGAAATGVGVEGILEEYGIEGTIFGATIVTVVLTIEDLFLTVEPARKGAPEIGVGNVIGSVVFSVTGKLGIILLAGGLVLGPHVLTWHLPVLIALTGLAAYFLSTGRLKRWHGYTLLGLYIVYWVVSFFGLGVVPVEAD, encoded by the coding sequence GTGACCTCAATACTGATCTTCCTCCTCGGTGCGGCGCTGTTGATCTACAGCGCCGAAAGACTGATCGGCTACCTGGTTGGGGTCGCGAGCGGTCTCCGGGTCTCCGTGTTCCTGCTCGCCATCATCTTCACCGGCATCGAGTTCGACGACGTCGTTCTCGGTGTGGTGCTCAACGTTGAGGAACTCGACCATGTCGCGTTAGGCATCGTGTTCGGGACGACGCTCTCGCTGCCCGGGATCGTGCTCGCGCTCGCCGCGATTCTCACCCCCACCGAGATCAAGGTGCCCCGCGACTATGTCGCGCTCTTCGCGCTCGCGCCGGTCACCATGATCGTGTTCACGCTGCTGGCGCCGCTCACCGTCGTGCACGGCGTGGTCCTGCTCGGGTTGTTCGTCCTGTTCCTCGGCTACATCACGGTGCGGGAGTCCAAGCGCCGAACACCGGTGTTCCGCGACGCGGAGATGTACGAGACCTACGTGGCCCTGCAGGCCTCCGGTGGTGGGACGCCGCAGCGCGCGGACGACGGTACGCGGGCCGGAGCGCTCGGTCCGGGCGGCGCCGCGGACGACGGGCCCGCTCCACCTGCCAAGGGGCGGCTGTCCGAACACATCCCGTTCGGGGCGGGCCGCGAGCGTTCCGGGTGGATCGGGCTCCTCCTGGCGGTCCTCGCGCTCGCCGGGCTCGTTATCGGGGCCGCGGCCACCGGTGTCGGCGTCGAGGGCATCCTCGAAGAGTACGGAATCGAGGGCACGATATTCGGCGCCACGATCGTCACCGTCGTGCTGACCATCGAGGACCTCTTCCTGACCGTCGAACCCGCCCGCAAGGGCGCGCCCGAGATCGGCGTCGGCAACGTCATCGGGAGCGTCGTCTTCTCGGTTACCGGGAAACTGGGGATCATCCTGCTGGCCGGCGGTCTCGTGCTCGGCCCGCACGTGCTGACCTGGCACCTGCCGGTCCTTATCGCACTGACCGGTCTCGCCGCGTACTTCCTGTCCACGGGCCGGTTGAAACGCTGGCACGGCTACACGCTGCTCGGCCTCTACATCGTCTACTGGGTGGTCAGCTTCTTCGGGCTCGGCGTCGTCCCGGTCGAGGCGGACTGA
- the pqqE gene encoding pyrroloquinoline quinone biosynthesis protein PqqE, whose translation MPSPFGLLAELTYACPLHCAYCSNPLNLTDYRDELGTDQWLGVMAEARELGVLQLHLSGGEPLQRHDIVEIVRGATELGLYSNLITSALGLSRRRAEQLAEAGLGHVQISIQAADEAGSDRIAGTRSFERKLTAARLVKDLGWPLTLNVVLHRQNIDQVTEILHLAEKLRADRVELANTQYYGWALHNRGALLPSRPQVERAETAVRAERERLRGQMDVVYVLPDYYSQYPKPCMGGWAQLELTVAPNGDVLPCPAAHTLPLPRASVHEASLAWIWQESPLFQRFRGTEWMPEPCRSCARREIDFGGCRCQAFELTGDPARTDPVCVLSPDHEIVAEAVRAANEAERPAAEEFTPRPHPGRPV comes from the coding sequence ATGCCTAGCCCGTTCGGACTGCTGGCCGAGCTCACCTACGCGTGCCCACTGCACTGCGCCTACTGCTCGAACCCGCTCAACCTCACCGACTACCGCGACGAGCTGGGCACCGATCAGTGGCTGGGGGTAATGGCCGAGGCGCGGGAGCTGGGGGTCCTGCAACTGCACCTCTCGGGCGGCGAACCGCTGCAGCGCCACGACATCGTGGAGATCGTGCGCGGCGCCACCGAGCTGGGGTTGTACTCCAACCTCATCACCAGCGCGCTCGGCCTGTCGCGGCGCCGCGCTGAGCAGCTCGCGGAGGCCGGGCTGGGGCATGTCCAGATCAGTATCCAGGCCGCTGACGAGGCCGGGTCCGACCGGATCGCCGGCACGCGCTCCTTCGAACGCAAGCTCACCGCGGCGCGTCTGGTGAAGGACCTGGGCTGGCCGCTGACACTGAACGTTGTCCTGCACCGGCAGAACATCGACCAGGTCACCGAGATTCTTCACCTGGCGGAGAAGCTGCGGGCCGACCGGGTGGAGCTGGCCAACACCCAGTACTACGGCTGGGCGTTGCACAACCGCGGCGCACTGCTGCCCAGTAGGCCGCAGGTCGAACGGGCGGAGACGGCGGTGCGCGCCGAGCGCGAGCGCCTGCGGGGGCAGATGGACGTGGTCTACGTGCTGCCCGACTACTACAGCCAGTACCCCAAGCCGTGCATGGGCGGTTGGGCACAGTTGGAGCTCACGGTGGCGCCCAACGGCGACGTTCTTCCCTGCCCCGCCGCGCACACCCTGCCGCTGCCGCGCGCGAGCGTGCACGAGGCTTCTCTGGCCTGGATCTGGCAGGAGTCGCCCCTGTTCCAGCGCTTCCGCGGAACGGAGTGGATGCCGGAGCCGTGCCGGAGCTGCGCACGCCGCGAGATCGACTTCGGCGGGTGCCGCTGCCAGGCCTTCGAGCTCACCGGGGACCCCGCGCGCACCGATCCGGTCTGCGTTCTCTCGCCCGATCACGAGATCGTGGCCGAGGCGGTGCGGGCAGCCAACGAGGCGGAGCGGCCAGCCGCGGAGGAGTTCACCCCCCGCCCCCATCCGGGGCGACCGGTGTGA
- the pqqD gene encoding pyrroloquinoline quinone biosynthesis peptide chaperone PqqD: MPSTEHTQIEWTETATGAGLRPSSQPGLSAHLRLTFDRVRERHVLLGPESVLVLNPTGAAILELCDGRRTVTGIVRELERRYDRVVGREVVDFLARLAAKGCVEVGDA; the protein is encoded by the coding sequence ATGCCATCGACCGAGCATACGCAGATTGAGTGGACCGAGACCGCGACCGGCGCGGGGTTGCGGCCGTCCAGCCAGCCGGGGCTGTCCGCGCACCTTCGGCTGACCTTCGACCGGGTGCGCGAGCGACACGTGCTGCTGGGCCCGGAGTCGGTACTGGTCCTGAACCCGACAGGCGCGGCCATTCTCGAACTGTGCGACGGGCGGCGGACGGTGACCGGGATCGTGCGGGAGCTGGAACGGCGGTACGACCGCGTGGTCGGCCGCGAGGTGGTGGACTTCCTCGCGCGCCTGGCCGCCAAGGGGTGCGTGGAGGTCGGCGATGCCTAG
- the pqqC gene encoding pyrroloquinoline-quinone synthase PqqC, which yields MTALTGTDSFVAALRAQSQRYHDLHPFHVRMNHGRLSRRQIRGWVANRFYYQESIPRKDAAILANCPERAVRRRWVRRILDHDGTEAGEGGIEAWLRLAEAVGLSREEVDDERHVVSGVRFAVDAYVSFARTRTWTEAVASSLTELFAPDLMATRLAAFENSYPWIDREGLAYFRARLHQAPRDSEHALEVVTEHCRSADEQERAVAALSFKCDVLWSMLDAIDRAYAD from the coding sequence GTGACCGCGCTCACCGGAACCGACAGCTTCGTCGCGGCGCTGCGTGCCCAGTCGCAGCGTTACCACGACCTGCACCCGTTCCACGTCCGGATGAACCACGGGCGCCTCAGCCGCCGGCAGATCCGGGGATGGGTGGCCAACCGCTTCTACTACCAGGAGAGCATCCCCCGCAAGGACGCCGCCATCCTGGCCAACTGCCCCGAGCGAGCGGTACGGCGCCGCTGGGTCCGCCGCATCCTCGACCACGACGGCACCGAGGCGGGCGAGGGCGGTATCGAAGCGTGGCTGCGGCTGGCCGAGGCGGTGGGACTGTCCCGCGAGGAGGTCGACGACGAGCGCCACGTCGTGTCCGGCGTGCGGTTCGCTGTCGACGCCTACGTCAGCTTCGCCCGAACCCGGACGTGGACCGAGGCGGTGGCGTCCTCGCTGACGGAGCTGTTCGCACCGGACCTGATGGCCACGCGGCTGGCCGCGTTCGAGAACAGCTACCCCTGGATCGACCGCGAAGGCCTGGCCTACTTCCGGGCCCGGCTACACCAGGCCCCCCGCGACTCCGAACACGCCCTGGAGGTGGTAACCGAACACTGCCGCTCCGCCGACGAACAGGAGCGCGCCGTGGCCGCGCTCTCGTTCAAGTGCGACGTTCTCTGGAGCATGCTGGATGCCATCGACCGAGCATACGCAGATTGA
- the pqqB gene encoding pyrroloquinoline quinone biosynthesis protein PqqB produces the protein MWVRVLGSAAGGGFPQWNCGCPACRAVRDGSRPSRPRTQSSIAVSADYRRWFLVNASPDIRAQIESCPALHPREARETPLEAVLLTDAELDHTLGLLLLREGGSIELHATPAVRETLYDGTSLLRTLSAYCAVDWRPVVDDVDVPLADGISYRAFDVPTTKRTRWGTESEQGRVVGYRLTDERSGRAAVYLPAVQELTPAVREQLDDCACLLVDGTCWYDDELVRLGAGGKTAHEMGHLPVGGPGGSLEQLAPLPIERKIYVHINNTNPILLEDAPERRIVEEHGMEVAMDGLEVRI, from the coding sequence ATGTGGGTGCGGGTGCTGGGCTCAGCAGCGGGGGGAGGATTCCCGCAGTGGAACTGCGGTTGCCCGGCATGCCGTGCGGTACGTGACGGTTCGCGGCCCAGCCGGCCGCGGACCCAGTCGTCGATCGCGGTGAGCGCCGACTACCGGCGTTGGTTCCTGGTCAACGCCTCACCCGACATCCGTGCCCAGATCGAGTCCTGCCCCGCCCTGCATCCGCGGGAGGCCAGGGAAACGCCACTGGAGGCGGTGCTGCTCACCGACGCCGAGCTCGACCACACGCTGGGTCTGCTGTTGCTGCGCGAGGGAGGATCCATCGAGCTCCACGCCACCCCCGCGGTGCGGGAGACGCTGTACGACGGGACATCGTTGCTGCGCACGCTGAGCGCCTACTGCGCCGTCGACTGGCGGCCGGTCGTCGACGACGTCGACGTGCCCCTGGCGGACGGGATCTCCTACCGGGCCTTCGACGTCCCGACGACCAAGCGCACACGCTGGGGGACCGAGTCGGAGCAGGGGCGGGTCGTGGGTTACCGCCTGACCGACGAACGCAGCGGGCGCGCAGCGGTGTACCTGCCGGCCGTCCAGGAGCTCACACCAGCGGTACGCGAGCAGCTGGACGACTGCGCCTGCCTGCTGGTCGACGGCACCTGCTGGTACGACGACGAGCTGGTCCGGCTCGGCGCCGGCGGCAAGACGGCACACGAGATGGGCCACCTTCCGGTAGGGGGGCCCGGCGGCAGCCTCGAACAGCTCGCACCGCTTCCCATCGAGCGGAAGATCTACGTGCACATCAACAACACCAATCCGATCCTGCTGGAGGACGCGCCGGAGCGGCGCATCGTCGAGGAGCACGGTATGGAGGTGGCCATGGACGGGCTGGAGGTGCGGATCTAA
- the pqqA gene encoding pyrroloquinoline quinone precursor peptide PqqA, with product MESVVAQPEVWETPEFEQIEVAPEVTMYFGRLD from the coding sequence ATGGAGTCCGTTGTCGCTCAACCCGAGGTATGGGAGACCCCGGAGTTCGAGCAGATCGAGGTCGCGCCCGAGGTGACGATGTACTTCGGTCGACTCGACTAG